The Anopheles moucheti chromosome 3, idAnoMoucSN_F20_07, whole genome shotgun sequence genome contains the following window.
GAAATACCACTGGACCGCAAGCTGACCGAGATTTTTGACGAAGGATACAGCGCCATGAACCGCCTGGATGAAAACACGAACATTCCTACCAATGCAAACGAATTTCAGGTCAGTAAGGCTTTCAAACAAATCTCGTTCGGCTTGATTACCAACGACTTCGTTGAATCGTTTTAGCTAGCAGTAAAGAAAGCGATTGGCCTGTTTGAAGATGCCACCAGGCTCGTCAGTCTGGTCGGAATGTTTAGCACAAACGAATCGTACGAGGAAGTTCCAACGGAAAATCTGCGCTACTTTCTGCTGCCGTATTTCCTCGGCAGCATGACCTTGCGGCTGTGCAACGTGAACCGGGCGGAAGTTGTTGAAGTGGCGGAAGTTTACTTTAGGTAGGATTCCAACTTTGATATTGATATTTCTGTGATATCACTGTGATATTTCTACAATTTCCAATGTTTTAACCATTTCCTTTTTCTGGATCAATACATTTGTAGGGATTTTTTAGCACGGTGTGAAAATTACAAATTATACGAAACTCCCGATAAGGACAGTGAGGCTGCACTGAACGAATTGGCCCTGGTACCTGGTGCATCGAGCGATAAGATACGCGAACTGCAACGTATGGGTCAGCAGAGGAATGAGAAGATACGCAAATTTCAAGAGAAAAAAGAGCTGGACGAAAAGGTTAAACAGCTGCGTTACGTGGTTGAACAGTCCGAGGCAAAAATAGACGATGAAACGAAGCGAGATTTCTTTCTATCCCTGTTGAAATCGGCCATCGTAGAATCGCAAGACGAGCTGGAAAGTATtgcgagagaaaaacaaatgatacAGTACGTTACTGTCGCCAAACAAAGTGGCGATAATGAGTTTGAGGACGGCGCCTTAAGTTCTGGCATGAAAAAACGACCAGTAAAACCCCTaaaacccatcatcatcacccggGACGCAGTGCAGAAAGCCGTTTATGGTAGGGGCTACCCGAGCCTGCCGACGATGACGGTGGCCGAATTTTACGAGCAACGTGTAGCGGAGGGTATTTTCCCGGATGCGGAAAAGATGAAGGAAGTGAACAAAAACTCGCTCATGAACAAGGTGCACATGGATAATGCGGCCGAACAAGATCGTGAAGATGAGGCACAGGAGCAACTGATCGAGCGTGATGATGAGGAGTATCTGGCGCGTCAGCGAGCCAAGGATGAGTTCAAGGATGAACATCGTCGGGGTGAAGGAAACCGATACAACCGTAGCTAAGGATAGTGAATAgctgtttattaattttgccCTATTGTTTTATAACTGTCTGCAAACCCATCTCGCTACCGAATAGAGGAGAATCACCGGAATGCATGctcgtttgtgtgtggtgCAAAGGTATATAATATGCTTATTCTATTGTTTAGCCGTTGGGAATTTATATTTCAATCTCCTTCGAATCTTCCACAAACTCGACCACGTACTCCCGCACGACATTCAGTTCGCCTGCATTCCACTCGGTGCGTATGATGTTATCCTTCACCTTCGTCCACGTGTCATCCTCCACCTGCAACTCCTCTTCCAGTTTCACCTCTTGGATCAAACCTTCGTCCACGCTCAGATCAGCGGTGGATTCGTCTATGAGTTCATCTTTCATCTTCTTTGTTGTATTAGCGGACCTTTGGTACGGTTTCCTCGGTTTCCCCGAATGCATCACACTCATGTGCTTGCGGACATACTTCGGTGCCACAAACCGCTGACCGCACTCTTCACATACGAACGGCTTATTATGGCGTTGTCGGTGCTGCGTCATTATCGTACTGGAAACGCTCGTAAACGCACAACCCTCCGTTTTGCAGCGATACAGTCTGGATCCATCGGACTGTAGCGTGTAAATGTTACGATCACCCTTGGGCGGTAACAACGCCGTCTCACTGTGATAGTTTTGATGATGCTTCTCGAGCGACGCTTTGCTGTTGAATGTTTGTGAACATTTGTCGCACTTGTGACATCGTTCGCCCGTGTGTAGTCGCAAGTGGTCGAGTAGATTACACCTCCGGCTAAAGCGTCGAGGGCAATAGGTGCATTTGTGGTTCCTTTCACCGGTGTGTACCGTCAAGTGACGCTTGAGCAACGCATTCGAACCGAACGTACGACCGCACGTGTCGCACTTGAAACGTTCTGTCGTAGAGTGTTTGTGACGCCTGACGTGCTCCTGGAAGGGACGTCGCGTGTAGTACCGCTTGCCGCACCATTCGCACGTAAGCCCTTCCTTCGAATGCTCGTGATAGTTCCACAGATGGTGATTGAGCAGATACGTAGACATAAACCGTCTGTAACAGTGGTCACATTTGTGCGGCATCGTATGCATCATCATGTGGGTGTTCAGCTGGATAACGCTCCGCAACACAATATGCTTGGCAGGTGTCTGTTGTTCCTGTTCTGTCGGTTCTTTTTCGGGTTCATCATCCAATGGTGGATCCGCAATACATTCCGTACATTCGTACGGTAGCATGTGGATATGATGCCGAAAGTGGTCGTCACGTAGTGCGATCGAATCATGTTTCGTATCACAGATGTAGCAGGTGGTTGTGGAAAACTGGTTCTGTTTAATCTTTTTGCCGTGCTTGTCTTCGTCTGGTTTGGGACGTTTGCGTAAAGAGCTCGGATACTTACGCCGGAACCGTACCGGTTTCAATTCCGCCAGCTTTTGCGGCGTAAGTGGATTGAGACTGTAGCTCCAGTCGTCCTCATCGACCGACGTGCCCGTGCTGGACGAGTCCCAATCGTTTGGCAATTCGCCAAAACTAGTATCCTCTTGTGTTGTGATCGGATCATGCAGAATTTCTTCTGCTTCGTCCACTGTAACAGTTGAGTTATCCTCTTTGACAACGTCTGCGATGACCATCTGTTCGGGTTTCTGTGGTGCGGCCGGATTTGTGGTCGGTACTCCCCGTCGCTTTGGGTTTACCACCTTCGCAACCATCTTCTCGCATGCTTTCAACTCATCTCGTGCATAATTTTGGCTTGACGATGGCGATAGTGATTCCTTCGCTGGTGCTTTAATCTTCGCATTAGCTGACAAATTTAGCTCCAGTGGGAACTGTTCGTAGTATTTGATCAGTTGCTTCTGCACGACCAACTTCAGCAGCAGCTCCGTTTGACTTATAAACTCCTCCCGGATGCTATACGCCAGCGTCAACTTGCTGACGCACTGTTCGCACATAAACCGTGGCAATGCATCATTATTTTCATGCTGAATCGTAGAAGAAAATGAGAATCAGAATGAATCGTACAGTACAAATCCAGCCCTGCTTTTCACTTACCTCGAAAGTGGTTAGCTGAATAAACATATCCAGCAGCGTAGTCTTCTTAATTTCCGCATCGATCGGAATCAACGCACCTTTGCTGTACTGCAGACATATGCGACAAAACAGATCGCGGTACAACAGCAGCTTTGGATTGCTGGTTGAACCTGAAACGACACAAAAAATACTGAATCGTACCGTGAAATGTCGAAAAGTCAGTTCCAAACTCACTAGAACATTCAGCAGACATTTTGGGGAATCGATTGTAggttaaacaatttattttgattcgAGGCGTCACTGCTTTCTGCACGTTTGACTTTTCTGCGTCATTACATCATTGACATCGAATTGGGCGGGTTGGACAGCATCTTTACCGAGGTTAGTAGAGCCAAACACATGTCGGTAGCGTGGTGTCGGAAGTTGAGTTCCCTGAAGCAAAACCGAAAGTTATGAGACGCATATGAGTCCTATTGAGCGTTTGTGGAATTTTGGATGGATTTGGTGCATTAAAAACGAGTTTGACGGCCCTAACCTCGGTGAGAGTACAATTACAAAGAACTTGATTCGtctaacatttttgtttttcacgagGCCAAGAAGCAAATGAGGAATTGTTTCAACCACTGTCAGGCAGAAGGAATTAGAAGAGAAAAAGATTAAAAATCCTCATTCGGGTACCAAAATCTTCAACAGGACGAGGGCTAACCGTGTTCCTGTACATCTAGGTTTGTCAGCTCTCCGTACCTGTACTATTCGAATGGGTACAGGTTTCCCGTAAATCGCGGGAATAACCCATCGTACCGTCTAGAATACCTAGGACATGGCAGTTTATTACGCGTCAACGAAGGAATACGCATAATAGTTATACATGATAGAGAGAGATACATAAGGCATTTTGAGGCAGTTGCCATGGTAACATTAACTAGgtaaccaacaacaacaacagcttcGCTAGGTTGTTCTTATGATTTGTGACAGCCTCGGACCCATCCGAAAAGCAGAGGTTCGCTGACTAGGGAACTTTGACGATCGCTATTTATTGGCACATGGTTagaatttgtatttttgtatttttcgaATTATATCACTACAACAGCaatattgataaaaataattgtaatgcattacaaaattttcttttttcaaaattCTCCATGTGCAATCGCTTGGTTTAagataaaacacattttttgttattgtgacCCCAACTGTCAATGGGGTTTTACACCTTCGACGGgccagctgtcaaatttttggaaatgGAATCACCTTTCGTTCGCTTGCATTGAATGGTTCTACAAACCTTGGTGGAATGTTTCGTGGGAATAGGGTGAAAAATTCACCATCACCTAGGGTACAAATTCTCGGTGAGTCATGACGTGTTTTTCGTTGCTCCGGTGATCTCTGGTTCTTCAacactttttcttcatttgaaGTAGAAGGAAAAACGGACATTCGATTCGTCCTTACGCGAAGAGTGCGATTTGTAACCGTCCTTGCCCAGACGTTTGGGAAAGAGGCGCTGAAATAAAGGGTAAATTTCAGTCACACCACGTAAGGGGACCATACTTGGAaaggtccgccatcttgtcgagCTCTGAGGAAAAGAATAAAGCAATCATCTACGGTCTGTTGCCTTGGGGCTGCTAATCGGTTCAAACGAAAAGAGAACGCCCGCAGCTGGTTAACATAATTGACTGCGCCTCAGTCGATAAACGTGCACGCCTATACTAAGCTATAGACATTATTTGGAGAGAAATTCATAATTGCAAATATATTATTGTTGCCATAGAGTGGTTTCCCTTTGTCACCGATGGCGAAGGTCGCCCCGTACACGTAGAGAGAAGGTCGTATTACGTGCAAGCGTTCAATGAAAGTGGTGCGATACGGGGCGAGCAGGGAACCACCTAAGTTATTTCCATCATCATAATCAATGGTTTTGTTGGGCGCGCTACATGTGCCACCCGCCGTACAAAGTTCCCGACGATTATAAGTGAGTAGGATAAGCTAGGACCGCAAGTTACAGTAAtgatttagttgaaaaagtgAAAGTTTTAATAATTCGAGCATGTACATGTCGGTCGAATGCAACCGTAAGGACAAAATTGATGGTGAAATAATACTGCGCATTAACGCGCTGGCTGGCTGTGTGGTTGGCTGATGAGCCACGCGTCGGCCCCAATCGGTAGCGCTAGCGGAAACGCCCCTAAATTTGCTACCTCACAGCTTTCAATGTGAAACACCAAATGTCATGTGCTTGCCGTCATCGACCCCCTTCGGGAACGTACGTACGTTTAGTTTCGCGAAAAAGACGCTTGGTGGCGCTGCAGCAATACAGTACCTACCCGTTCAATCCACGGTATCATCGTCGTTTTTTTACACCGCAATTAAACTCGAAAGTCTCTCACCACAAATGGTGAACCTTAGTCACGCGAAGAACCAGACACCAAAGTGATTTCCTTGATTTTTGATGTCTGTaggaagtgtgttttaatgaaatattttctgtATTTTTACAGCAAATAAACAATATCAACGTCGTAAAACTTATCCGGAGCGGCCTGTGTAGGATGCATTGTGGACTCCATAGCGTACTTCGCCAGGAAGCCCATGGATGCTATTAGCAGCAGTAGGTGATATTAATGAATAATAAACGGAAAGGGAGTTTTCTCTAGCAAATACCACAAGCATCAAAAATCCGATCCGAGACCTTTGATATATCGTACAAAATCATACGATTGCAGCAGCAAATCTACGGCTTCAGCAATGGTAAGTGGAATGAGCTACTCCCGCTGTGTTTGTGTTACGtgttgaaaaagaaatttaaaaccaattttcatatttataaTAGCCGCGTATCGATCCGATGAAACTGTTGGTGTGTCTGAGCGTGCTGCTCGCACCAAATGGTGGCATACGTAATGCGGGAGAAGTGAGACGGCTAGCAAAGTAAGTGTGTCCAGCAATAGAATCGCTAACGAGGTGTACACGTTGCAGTAATAGCATGATGTTAAAATATTGTGTTTTATGTCTTCTTTCTTCCTAGTTTGATGGCCAAGTTTTCGAAAAAATTAGTCTCAAAAGCCATTTACATACAGATACTAAAGTGCACAGAAACCGAGCTGCTGGGCCAATTCATGCAAACCGGTGGCTGGACACTGGTACATACGTGGCTGGTCGATGGCATTGCGTCCAAAAATTGGCCACTAATTCAGGAACTGTTGGAGCTACTTCTCTGCTGTCCGGTGGATGTGGAGAGGTTGAAAATAAATAGTACCCCCAGGCTGGTCAAATCGTTGTCAACGGACAGTGCGCACGAAAGTAAGTGTTGTTTTTCACAGCGTATATTGATTTCAGTTTCCAACTGTTTGCCATCGTGAAGTATCTAATTGAACGTAGTTGTACAGTGTGTGGAGAGAACAAACGATCATAGGAATCATTGTTTGGCTCATTTCTATTTTGTATTCTACTTGAACACAGGTGTGAAAGTTCTTGCAACGAAGCTGGTCGAACAGTGGTTGTATATTGTGAAAGCCCCGAAGCAATTATCGCCGATGGTTCCAATAAATCAGTCAGAATTGTCAGCCGTCACTGGCTTGGCGGGGTTCACTGAGGGAAAGCAACTTAATTCCGAAGCAATGAACAGTGCTCTCGCGATCGGTGGGGTATTAGCCAAACAAGGTGGAGATTCCGGTAACGGAACGACGAGTAATCATTACCAACAAAATGGTTATACAGTGCATAACGCTAGCAATAATGAGGTGGCGCCAAATGTACAGCAATCTGACGTTGGCAGAGATGATGTAGATGGCggtaaaaaaacattccaaacggCTGGGGGAGAACCGACGTTACCTGTTGTTTCGTCTAAAAAAACTTCCTTGGTGTTGAAGATTACGACAAAGAATGGGAAGCAGGTTGTGGCGAAGGTGATTAAACCGAACAGAAAGCAACAACGTGCTCCTGCGCTGATGGGTGCGAACGACGCAGCAGGCGATGAAAATGACGATCGGGATGAGGATGACGAGGAAGATGACCAGGAAGAGGTGGTGGTTAATATCGAATCGGGCAAATCTACTGATGAACCGGTAACCCCAAACGGGAAGGACGATCAGCAGGTGACGGATGTGAAGAAGTTAGACTTACAGAATGGTGTAGAAAGTAGCAAGGAAAGAAATTCTTCTTCGTCGAAAGATAAAGATCGACATCATCATTCGCACCGTGATCGGGAGAAGGACCGCAagggtagtagtagtagcgttAGTCGATCTTCCTCTTCGAAAtcgtccagcagcagcagtagcagcaaacACAAATCTTcaagcagcagtagtagcaaaAGCAGTAGTTCGAGCTCTAGTCGCAGTAAGGATAAAGAccgccacagcagcagcagcagtagtagtagcaaacacaaaagctcctcgtcgtcttcgtcgtcCAAGTCAAATAGTAGCGGCTccaagagcagcagcagtagcgaCAAACATCGAGATCACAAAGATAAATCAAACCATTCcgctagtagtagtagtagcggcACTCGAGATTCCAAAAACCAATCACAGTCATTTTCGTCATCTAAGCTTTCACGCAAAAATTCGCGTGACGATAGTGCCGGAGGTGGCTCAAACGACAGTGGTTCGGAAACGAGTAGCACTACTAATACTAACGCGAATGGTGCAAAGACGACAAAGTCCGCTTCTGCCTCCGCCCTTCTGAACAAGAAACCGTCGATTTCAATCGAGGTCCGCAATCCGGAAAATCGCCCCAAGACGGTTAAAACGTACAATTCCCAGTTTCGCTCACATGGTCTCATTGAGGAGgctccaccgccaccatcgcGGAAGGGCTTGAAGAAACCATCGTCCACTACTCCTACAACAGCATCGTCGAACACCACCTCCTCCCCCACTACGATCGGATCGACCGCCATCGGTACGGTAAAGCGCAGCTCACCCATATCGTCGGGTCGGGAAACAACTATGGCGGGATCACCGGTCGAGAAGAAGCCGAGGGAAGACCcattggagcggcccggttcCATCAAGCTCATACCACCGAAGCGTCAACGTAAGTGCAGCCCAAGATTGACCCTGCTTAATGGGAGATCTCtctttgttttacatttcatttcagCACTTAATGCCGTGGGTGGCTAGCTGCTGTGTTGACTGGTAGGGGACTATGTGCTACCCTGGTAGGTGGTGGTACATTGGTGCTGGTGGACACAGGACGCAAGCGCCGTTGGATATATGTCATATGGCTATTTCATTTGCGTACAATCTTTGAGAGTGAGTCCAATGAGAAAATAACGCGGAATGGAATTAGCGGAGACGTTTCAAGTGCCAGGAAGCTGCTGATGTCCCAGAAGGATGAATCGGCGCTTTGTGTACGTCACCAAGTGCGGATTATCACGATCAATAATACATATCGTCGTGCGGATTTTTTGGTAATGGGTGTGGTCCACTATGCACTATTCTTCCCTAGACAAAATACTTGATTCTGGATATATAACGTTCGTGTAGTGAACGTAACTTTAAGCAAATACTTTTCGTTATCACACATAGAGCTTATTTACAGGGTTAATGAAATGTGTGTTTCTGATATTTTATCCACGGCTTGTCCGTGGTGCACAGAAAAAAGAACTATCATCCACCTTTTCCTAGCAAACCGAACTGCTATTGGCTGGAAAATGAACAAGTCTTTTGTAGAGTCGCTTGCAAAGGAACAAGTGGGATGCGTGATTGTTCTGTACTAAATTAAGCTGCACTGGGAATACACTTTGATAATGGTTGGATACTTTAGTTGTTCCGatcgtttaaaacaaatagCTTGGAAATGCACTGAACACTGGAGTTcagaaatttaatatttttaatggaCTTTTTATTACATGTTTTCTATATTTTGTTTCGAATTGTATAAGACTTATATTCCTCCCTTATGTTACGGAATTTATTCCACATATGTAAATACGTtaaatgccttttttttgatAACCATTTGTTATGGTTCAAGAttttgcggtttttggaaCTACACCGCAAACAAAACAGTCAGTTAATGAAATGTTCACCTTGTTATCGTATATGTAGGTCCATTTTGATATCGCACCGTTGACCGTTAATTTAAAATTGCCCTTATACCACCCTAACGTAAAATAAACGGAATTATGTACTAGCAATCTCTTACCACCTAGTGTGTAAGATCGATGCTATATCTATTACATTTTAtcaagtagaaaaaaaagatgaaaatataTGTAAAGTGCGACTAGCAGCGTGCACAATAAATATTTCCCAAATAATCAAACCAAAGATATTCCTTATCATATGCTCAGCGCGTGGAATCCTATACAAATATCCATATATGCTTGACGTTATATTCCTATTCTCGTCCTGAAATGGTGCGTTTGCAATATAATGTGCGATGAAATAATACTGCTGCAAAAATCGAACAATGCCCTTCGATGTTCTTTGTCGAGAGAGAAGCCATTATCGTTAGTACTTGAATCTCCGTAACAGTAGTTTTGAGAGCTAAAGCCGTTTTGATTGTATAATGGCGTATATGTGGAATCCTTTGTTTAAAGTGTGGTTTATATAAGTAATGGACGTATTATTCGTTGTTAATAGAGTGGGGGTTTCCAAGGGTCAAATTATCAAAAGTAATACCGTGTGAGGTCCTACATATGTAGTACAGTTAAATATTAGTCAGACAGAAAATTAGGTACCAAGACTGCAATGATTcaccgttgttttttttatttaatttaaaaatgttcctACATCCAAAGAAGATCGACTAGTGCCCGCGAATTAAGCCTTGAAATAGATTGAAAGCGATGCATTGCGCCTGCTCAGTGCATTCGTTGTCCGTATACGTTAATATCCGATCGTCTAGTTTAGCGAGCTCTAGTACTCTACGTTTCCTTTAATTCGCTCATAAATACTTTCGTCTCATATTCAGAATTGAAGTATTTGCGAAGTATTTTACGTCTGTTATTTGCTTTTAGTGTATGTAAATGACGCGGTTAGACTTCAAAtatcaacgatttcgcattCAAGGCCATGCATATCAGCAGAGCGCATGTCTGTAAATTGTAGAATGTTAAATGTGCTCCACGTTGTCGCACTAAATtcgtatgaaaattcattagAAGTAATTAGCAATGATTTTAAACCTTTAAACGGCATTCTCTCTTCAATAGTAatcccttttttattgttattgataAATTATTCAGACGTTCAGCATATTGAAAAAGCAACCCGGTGAAATGAAATCTCTTTTGATATTAATATCGTAGCACTCTCTTGTGAATGGCATTGGGGGCATTGTTCAAGGACAGGCGGTTTTTAATTCGTAGTAGAAATTTGTAGAAATAGAAGAATTTGTATCAATTTAACTGTTGCATTAAAGGCAATCCAATTTTATTACCGCATGAgatcaaacaaatcaaacccaTACTGTAACGAACTAACTGAGGGCAGACCGTGAATAACAGCGCCGTGGCGAACGTACTGAAGGACGCTTTCTCAGAAGCGTTCTAATATTTGCATACGACACGCACAACTTCCAAGGACGATTTATTAGGGGactatttttatatcaaaCTTAAACCAATAGTTTTTATGTGACTTAGACTGCTTTTAAATACAGTGTTCTGGCTCAATGCCCGGACGTATATTTGACTGAAGTAGACAGAGAAAAGCATAGAAAGACGTTAAGGCGCTAGCCAATATAACTGACCACGTTGCTGTTCCAAACATGTGCTCCACGTGCTCTCCAACCGCACGCGCCATTACAGTATTTTGACACCAATTGATTCACTCACGTTTGAATGACGATATTTCGTTTGGTTTGTGCTTGGAATGATTTCACGTCGTAGTGAAATAGTTTTTCCCTTAAACGATTAAATCAAACGCATTCTCTTAATTGCTTTCATCATGACTTTCATGGAGCAGAACGGGGCCTGAGCTTTCTTTGACTCGTTTAATATTACTTAAACTTTTAATATTCGAGTTAACTAACCTTTTAAGTTGTATGTGATCTTTGTGAAAAGTGTATTGAGTGACTGAAGGAATACGATTATCCTGCTAAACGCAATGATTGTACGGAGTGTACTAACTGACAAGACAGTCTAGCCTGTCAAAGAACAACACACTAGCATAACGAAACGCATTTACTTCACAGAAAACATCAGTAGCAGCCGCCGCTTTGCAAAACCAGTcaacacagcacagcaccaCCCAAAATGGCGAAGCCCTATATAAATTGTTGCTTAATACGTATTCTGTATTGCGATACATGTGTGAAAGCATTAAAGTT
Protein-coding sequences here:
- the LOC128300498 gene encoding serine-rich adhesin for platelets codes for the protein MPRIDPMKLLVCLSVLLAPNGGIRNAGEVRRLANLMAKFSKKLVSKAIYIQILKCTETELLGQFMQTGGWTLVHTWLVDGIASKNWPLIQELLELLLCCPVDVERLKINSTPRLVKSLSTDSAHESVKVLATKLVEQWLYIVKAPKQLSPMVPINQSELSAVTGLAGFTEGKQLNSEAMNSALAIGGVLAKQGGDSGNGTTSNHYQQNGYTVHNASNNEVAPNVQQSDVGRDDVDGGKKTFQTAGGEPTLPVVSSKKTSLVLKITTKNGKQVVAKVIKPNRKQQRAPALMGANDAAGDENDDRDEDDEEDDQEEVVVNIESGKSTDEPVTPNGKDDQQVTDVKKLDLQNGVESSKERNSSSSKDKDRHHHSHRDREKDRKGSSSSVSRSSSSKSSSSSSSSKHKSSSSSSSKSSSSSSSRSKDKDRHSSSSSSSSKHKSSSSSSSSKSNSSGSKSSSSSDKHRDHKDKSNHSASSSSSGTRDSKNQSQSFSSSKLSRKNSRDDSAGGGSNDSGSETSSTTNTNANGAKTTKSASASALLNKKPSISIEVRNPENRPKTVKTYNSQFRSHGLIEEAPPPPSRKGLKKPSSTTPTTASSNTTSSPTTIGSTAIGTVKRSSPISSGRETTMAGSPVEKKPREDPLERPGSIKLIPPKRQHALVESDMFMDALSATLRKDVKKRKRRTSGSEGAAAATTTVANSKTDEPTTTNKPASVDAAAPKVTAPGSPTPTTAEDSASEATTPTTPTSPKVPTIAPMSFYRDTLAEQEEENGAESVEDGAKKEQTEMENNGQDCKKSNADDETEADDEGPLLKKPKRVKCELNEDDEEKKDAENSGEKTGKKEPAEGGDGNDEEKTELMDEVMNDVEKKIAEEAEGVVKKEDSDKEEDFPADGKKPPGPGCGPDGPPGVLVIHRRKGPKKQLRWRTAEELEEVRYFELDVTERCNVTKSFTDMKQMERVDERQKFMLSRKVGSEDIMVERTTWRPLVQVDNVPPSPDGNQSLERNVQRQRERGCLQALYFNKHMIPDSAIEPDPADIYQTADPVHIPLEDVTGNPDSVNDFTSVPWPDPKSTPPHESGAFNSPFFPSDLPPGAGFGPGGFPPPFAPGAAASIGPGPWNMGGPPSGASGPRPGVLPPGMFPLNQPPPGMGPSGGGGGPGGSPNMMNMPLNMSPNVPPPGMFPGATNFNAPPPELGLMQGGGPDMGGRRGPPGPGGVDFRNGPPPQQQWVTGNRPFVGGNNPPRGGAGFGNRGGPGIGGNWNNRNNGNNGNRNGGGGVDRGRMGDDARGNYRGHWLQNNRGHNRGGGGRKW
- the LOC128305632 gene encoding immunoglobulin-binding protein 1, with protein sequence MSEATNEIPLDRKLTEIFDEGYSAMNRLDENTNIPTNANEFQLAVKKAIGLFEDATRLVSLVGMFSTNESYEEVPTENLRYFLLPYFLGSMTLRLCNVNRAEVVEVAEVYFRDFLARCENYKLYETPDKDSEAALNELALVPGASSDKIRELQRMGQQRNEKIRKFQEKKELDEKVKQLRYVVEQSEAKIDDETKRDFFLSLLKSAIVESQDELESIAREKQMIQYVTVAKQSGDNEFEDGALSSGMKKRPVKPLKPIIITRDAVQKAVYGRGYPSLPTMTVAEFYEQRVAEGIFPDAEKMKEVNKNSLMNKVHMDNAAEQDREDEAQEQLIERDDEEYLARQRAKDEFKDEHRRGEGNRYNRS